A single Hippocampus zosterae strain Florida chromosome 17, ASM2543408v3, whole genome shotgun sequence DNA region contains:
- the ep300b gene encoding histone acetyltransferase p300 isoform X3 has translation MADNVLESGPPSAKRPKLSSPALSVSASDGNDFGSLFDLEHDLPDELISSSDLGLTNGGDINQLHTSLGGIGVGGQDAAAKHKQLSELLRTGGPSQQGGPTSNSTGPGASMGRLGGVSISPGAPQGMPPQGQQQQTGLMQQVGMVGGVASLNRATAMMGAQRASNGQQQQGLMAGHVMNGSSRMGYPASAGMGNSSNLLAETLQQQQQAAQQMGAGGQPGIRPQQAGALNKMNMIANAGPYGGPFGQSAGQGLPGAGLSPQLQNKAAMANNMASQLNMEKKVPTGQGMPGMMPQQQQQQQQQPPGIGGAAAAAAGAAQVGLGAAGAGPCTAPPTADPEKRKLIQQQLVLLLHAHKCQRREQANGEVRQCNLPHCRTMKNVLNHMTHCQAGKSCQVAHCASSRQIISHWKNCTRHDCPVCLPLKNAGDKRNQQSLVSSAGLALVNSLGSGVPGGQSNTPNLNPPNQIDPSSIERAYAALGLTYQGNQMQPQPPQANMPNQGMQGQAAMRNLNVMGGNSMGVNGGVQPPNHQASLLPDAMLQNSLNAQSLVNDGVGNLGSMPTAAPPSAAMRKSWHEDITQDLRNHLVHKLVQAIFPTPDPAALKDRRMENLVAYARKVEGDMYESANSRAEYYHLLAEKIYKIQKELEEKRRTRLQKQGMMPGQPGLASSGLASSALASSGFPQGPLGLGQPPMAPGQPPNGPHADPSMIRAGGPNQMANRMQSPAGMNQFGSMGMQSMGQRSTPPLSLSAPMNQMAMGSARMGQPNATQLQNQYLPPGQFPGTSPGLGSGPVGVNQPGSQASVPLNQMSTPPSLPAGSPSAQSATPAPSSAASCGPMGTSGVCGTGPLPNLPPSSASNQPNAFPHCPPMRTNSPSPARSLTPQPHQTTPALPRSQTPRPPTPSTPQLPPQNQQQASQPQQHPSGQVGSSEKAHQLPPQTLGGAATSAPQPAQASLVPIQNAHVPLQLPPTPQLSPKLPVTTDGQVSSPASVSSSTDPSSQLAPQEGPAPVQEDIKMDLKKQEEEEEEGDETQGDGKSLGKTGKVEPDDKAEEKLEIKKENSSQDGCKAEAMETSSSSASSSVEIGEDKKPEVKKEPKEQDEASAGSPASTQSKKKIFKPEELRQALMPTLEALYRQDPESLPFRQPVDPQLLGIPVRIRTSNKTNLDYFDIVKNPMDLSTIKRKLDTGQYQEPWQYVEDIWLMFNNAWLYNRKTSRVYKYCSKLAEVFETEIDPVMQSLGYCCGRKFEFSPQTLCCYGKQLCTIQRDAAYFSYQNSSPKYGLLADRYHFCEKCFNEIQGESVSLGDDPSQPQTSINKDQFQRKKNDTLDPELLVECGDCGRKMHQICVLHNETIWPSGFVCDNCLKMANKTRKENKYAAKRLPQTKLGSYLESRVNDYIKRQNHPEAGEVTIRVVHVSDKVVEVKPGMKSRFVDSGEMSESFPYRMKALFAFEDVDGADVCFFGMHVQEYGSDCPPPNQRRVYISYLDSVHFFKPRHLRTAVYHEILLGYLEYAKRLGFTTGHIWACPPSEGDDYIFHCHPPDQKIPKPKRLQEWYKRMLDKAVSERIVHDYKDIFKQATEDRLTSAKELPYFEGDFWPNVLEESIKELEQEEEERKREENSTCNESTDATKGDSKNAKKKNNKKTSKNKSSMSRANKKKPGMPNVSNDLSQKLYATMEKHKEVFFVIRLIAGPTANSLPPITDPDPLMACDLMDGRDAFLTLARDKHLEFSSLRRSMWSSMCMLVELHNQSQDRFVYTCNECKHHVETRFHCTVCEDYDLCITCYNVKGHEHKMDKLGLGLDDDSNNQAAASTQSPGDSRRLSIQRCIQSLVHACQCRNANCSLPSCQKMKRVVQHTKSCKRKTNGGCPICKQLIALCCYHAKHCQENKCPVPFCLNIKQKLRQQQLQHRLQQAQMLRRRMASMQRAGQPAGGQPGGPAMGLPSPGANGVAAPTTPTSVGTQPPTPQTPTPTAPAVPQPGSAQQVPQAGAVPPQHHQFQQMPGGGGAGGVMNSPQHQHQMAQQQSAAGSNHQQLHQHPANMPAFASRPPGSSPIHQSQGKPTLGSATPPRQQPNCPVMGGNIGGQPPNQPQGQPALPQQQPSGPPPAAVEIAMKIQRVADAQRKMALQRQAAAGLLPPHPHHQQGQGQQMAMGHPGTGGAVGPQGMPPPNQAAMQSARAHMEQQQQQQQQNAAAGMMVGAGGPMLQHQQQQQQGNIPQGQIPSQVQLQQQRMGAPLQNPQQQQWAGQGVAPQQRQTMMNQMGHQVLMVAQQQQQQQQQQQQQMQQQQQQAQSHTAMMTMAQQQQQQQQQQQQQQQPQGVAGAVLPGAAGAGSNITQAALQDLLRTLRSPSSPLQQQQVLNILRSNPQLMAAFIKQRASKYKGGPGATGGPVGNVMAGGGPQVNMNAAGAGQSAMHMGSQGGANMAAMAQLQQQQMQQQQIQQQRPLLGGLQQQQVAALQQQQQQQQQAGGRGLQGQGSQMANLNNPQFRELLMRRHLQQQQQQQQQQQMGLNHGQFQQPQPPQGQGYMGQPGMQPPPVGQGPPGGPQQPGGPLGQQGPGYPGSAQQQVAAALQQRLQHQHHLQMQQQQQNAMAGLPGGDSGSGGGGGGVGPPQAPQGPQTSQNGPPPSQALLQQALHQRLLQQQQQHLGAGGSPAQHSNPMSPQQPPQMAQSPHPHLQGQTLPTSLANQVRSPQPSPRPQSQPPHSSPSPRMQPQPSPHHISPQMQTGSPHPGHLNQHHPGMVVPQQQQQQQPPSSQQQQQQQSSLEQFGSEQSAMLSQLSGMAALHGQGGNGQDPLGQNITHNPLDIM, from the exons ATGGCCGATAATGTCCTGGAGTCCGGCCCGCCTTCAGCAAAGAGGCCAAAGCTGTCCTCTCCAGCGCTCTCCGTGTCTGCAAGTGATGGAAACG ATTTTGGTTCACTCTTTGACCTCGAGCATGACCTCCCAGACGAACTCATCAGCTCGTCAGACCTGGGGCTGACCAATGGAGGGGACATCAACCAACTCCATACTAGTCTCGGCGGAATTGGGGTGGGAGGCCAGGATGCTGctgcaaaacacaaacagttgTCTGAACTTTTGCGTACTGGCGGACCATCGCAGCAAGGCGGCCCCACTTCCAACAGTACCGGACCAGGGGCTTCCATGGGCAGACTGGGAGGTGTCAGCATCTCCCCTGGTGCACCTCAGGGCATGCCTCCCCAGGGCCAGCAGCAACAAACCGGACTAATGCAGCAAGTTGGGATGGTCGGAGGGGTGGCATCGCTGAATCGGGCAACTGCTATGATGGGTGCCCAGAGAGCCAGCAATGGACAGCAACAGCAAGGCCTGATGGCGGGTCACGTGATGAACGGCTCGTCAAGAATGGGTTACCCCGCCAGTGCAGGCATGGGTAACAGCAGTAATCTTTTAGCCGAAACgctacagcagcagcagcaggccgcTCAGCAAATGGGTGCCGGTGGTCAGCCAGGGATACGACCGCAGCAAGCGGGAGCACTGAACAAG ATGAACATGATTGCCAATGCGGGCCCCTATGGTGGTCCGTTTGGTCAGTCTGCTGGCCAGGGCCTGCCTGGAGCAGGGCTGAGCCCACAACTCCAGAATAAGGCCGCAATGGCCAACAATATGGCCAGCCAGTTGAACATGGAAAAGAAGGTGCCGACGGGTCAAGGCATGCCTGGAATG AtgcctcagcagcagcagcagcagcagcagcaaccccCAGGCATCGGCGGagctgctgcggcggcggcgggagcaGCTCAGGTGGGACTGGGCGCCGCGGGGGCTGGTCCCTGCACGGCGCCCCCTACAGCAGACCCGGAGAAGCGGAAGCTTATTCAACAGCAGCTGGTCCTCCTGCTCCACGCGCACAAGTGCCAGCGAAGGGAGCAAGCCAATGGGGAAGTGAGGCAGTGCAACCTTCCTCACTGTCGCACCATGAAGAACGTCCTCAACCACATGACTCATTGCCAAGCTGGCAAATCCTGCCAGG TGGCGCATTGTGCCTCATCGAGACAGATCATCTCGCATTGGAAGAATTGCACGAGACATGACTGTCCTGTGTGCCTGCCTTTGAAAAACGCCGGAGACAAGAGGAACCAGCAAT CTCTTGTCAGTAGTGCGGGGCTGGCTTTGGTGAACTCTTTAGGTTCAGGAGTACCGGGTGGCCAGTCCAATACTCCAAATCTGAACCCACCAAATCAAATCGACCCCAGCTCCATCGAGAGGGCCTACGCCGCGCTTGGTCTGACCTACCAGGGCAACCAGATGCAACCGCAGCCGCCCCAGGCCAACATGCCGAACCAGGGGATGCAGGGGCAAGCCGCCATGCGGAATCTGAATGTCATGG GAGGAAACTCGATGGGAGTGAATGGTGGAGTGCAGCCCCCCAACCATCAGGCGTCCCTGCTACCAGATGCTATGTTGCAAAATAGTCTAAACGCGCAGAG TTTGGTCAACGATGGTGTGGGGAACTTGGGATCCATGCCCACTGCAGCTCCTCCCTCGGCAGCCATGAGGAAGTCTTGGCATGAAGACATCACGCAAGACCTGCGCAACCACCTCGTGCACAAGCT TGTGCAAGCCATCTTTCCCACTCCTGACCCAGCTGCTCTGAAGGACCGGCGAATGGAAAATCTGGTGGCGTACGCTCGAAAAGTAGAGGGGGACATGTATGAGTCGGCCAACAGTCGG GCGGAGTACTACCACCTTCTGGCAGAAAAGATCTACAAGATCCAAAAGGAGCTTGAGGAGAAGAGGAGGACGCGTCTCCAAAAGCAGGGAATGATGCCGGGGCAACCTGGCTTGGCGTCTTCGGGCTTGGCGTCCTCGGCTTTGGCCTCTTCGGGCTTCCCGCAGGGGCCACTCGGCCTGGGTCAGCCCCCCATGGCCCCGGGGCAACCTCCAA ATGGTCCTCACGCTGATCCGTCCATGATCCGAGCCGGAGGACCAAATCAGATGGCCAATAGGATGCAGAGCCCAGCAG GAATGAACCAGTTTGGCTCGATGGGGATGCAGTCAATGGGTCAAAGGTCGACACCTCCGCTTTCACTCAGTGCTCCGATGAACCAG ATGGCTATGGGGTCAGCAAGGATGGGTCAACCAAATGCCACACAGCTACAGAACCAGTACCTCCCACCAGGCCAATTTCCCGGGACCAGTCCAGGTCTTGGTTCTGGTCCCGTTGGTGTGAACCAGCCAGGATCACAGGCTTCTGTGCCGCTG AACCAGATGTCAACCCCACCGTCACTACCAGCCGGCAGCCCTTCGGCTCAGTCCGCCACCCCCGCCCCGAGCTCGGCGGCCTCCTGTGGCCCAATGGGAACGAGCGGTGTCTGCGGTACAGGCCCGCTGCCCAACTTGCCTCCGTCCTCCGCGTCCAACCAGCCCAACGCATTTCCTCACTGCCCGCCCATGCGAACAAACTCTCCTTCACCAGCACGCAGCTTAACGCCTCAACCTCATCAGACAACTCCCGCGTTACCTCGTTCTCAGACGCCGCGCCCGCCCACCCCCAGCACGCCCCAGCTGCCTCCTCAGAATCAACAGCAAGCGTCTCAGCCGCAGCAACACCCGTCGGGGCAGGTGGGGAGCTCCGAGAAGGCTCATCAGCTTCCGCCGCAGACTCTTGGGGGTGCCGCTACCTCAGCCCCCCAGCCAGCTCAGGCTTCTTTGGTGCCTATTCAAAATGCACACGTGCCACTACAGCTGCCACCAACTCCA CAGCTGTCTCCTAAGCTTCCTGTCACAACGGATGGTCAGGTGTCTTCACCAGCCTCGGTCAGCAGCAGCACTGATCCAAGTTCCCAGCTCGCCCCGCAGGAAGGTCCCGCTCCCGTCCAAGAGGATATCAAAATGGATCTGAAAaaacaggaagaagaagaggaagaaggagaTGAAACCCAAGGAGACGGCAAATCTCTGGGGAAGACGGGCAAAGTCGAGCCTGACGATAAAGCCGAGGAGAAGCTCGAG ATCAAGAAAGAGAACTCCTCCCAAGACGGATGCAAAGCAGAGGCCATGGAGACCTCGTCATCCTCTGCGTCTTCGTCGGTGGAAATTGGAGAAGATAAGAAGCCGGAGGTGAAAAAAGAGCCCAAAGAGCAAGACGAGGCATCTGCGGGCTCCCCGGCCAGCACTCAGAGCAAGAAGAAAA TTTTCAAGCCTGAGGAGCTGCGTCAGGCTCTGATGCCCACCTTGGAGGCTTTGTACCGGCAGGACCCCGAGTCCCTCCCCTTCCGTCAGCCGGTGGACCCCCAGTTACTGGGAATACCCGTACGTATTCGAACTAGTAACAAAACTAACCTG GATTACTTTGACATCGTGAAGAACCCCATGGACCTGTCAACCATCAAGCGCAAACTGGACACCGGACAGTACCAAGAGCCGTGGCAGTACGTGGAAGATATCTGGCTGATGTTCAACAATGCCTGGTTGTACAACCGCAAGACCTCCCGCGTCTACAAGTACTGCTCCAAACTGGCTGAGGTGTTTGAGACCGAGATCGATCCCGTCATGCAGAGCCTCGGATATTGCTGTGGAAGGAAG TTTGAGTTTTCCCCCCAAACGCTGTGCTGCTACGGAAAACAGTTATGCACGATCCAACGCGATGCTGCTTATTTTAGCTACCAGAACAG TTCACCAAAATATGGGCTTCTTGCTGACAGGTACCACTTCTGTGAGAAGTGTTTCAACGAAATCCAGGGCGAGAGTGTCTCCCTGGGCGACGACCCCTCCCAGCCCCAGAC GTCCATCAACAAAGACCAATTCCAGCGAAAGAAGAATGACACTCTTGACCCCGAGTT GCTTGTGGAATGCGGCGACTGCGGTCGTAAAATGCACCAGATCTGCGTCCTGCATAATGAAACCATTTGGCCTTCAGG ATTTGTCTGCGACAACTGCCTCAAGATGGCCAATAAGACACGGAAAGAGAACAAATATGCAGCTAAAA gGCTTCCTCAGACCAAGCTGGGGAGCTATTTGGAGTCGCGAGTCAATGACTACATCAAACGGCAGAACCACCCTGAGGCCGGCGAGGTCACCATCCGTGTGGTCCACGTCTCCGACAAGGTGGTGGAGGTCAAACCGGGCATGAAGTCCAG GTTTGTGGACAGCGGGGAGATGTCAGAGTCTTTCCCGTACAGGATGAAAGCCTTATTTGCATTCGAGGACGTCGACGGAGCGGATGTGTGTTTTTTCGGAATGCATGTCCAAGAGTACGGCTCTGACTGCCCACCTCCCAACCAGAGACGAGTGTATATCTCCTACCTGGACAGCGTTCACTTTTTCAAACCCCGACACCTCAGGACCGCCGTCTATCATGAGATCTTGCTTGGTTACCTGGAATATGCAAAGAGGCTCGG gttTACAACAGGCCATATATGGGCGTGTCCTCCAAGCGAGGGCGATGATTACATCTTCCATTGCCACCCACCGGACCAGAAGATCCCCAAACCAAAAAGGCTGCAGGAGTGGTACAAGAGGATGCTGGACAAGGCGGTGTCCGAGCGCATAGTTCACGACTACAAG GACATCTTTAAACAGGCAACGGAGGACCGCCTGACCAGCGCCAAGGAGCTGCCGTACTTCGAGGGGGACTTCTGGCCCAACGTCCTGGAGGAGAGTATCAAAGAgctggagcaggaggaggaggaaaggaagAGGGAGGAGAACAGTACCTGCAACGAGAGTACCGAC GCCACGAAAGGCGACAGCAAGAACGCCAAAAAGAAGAACAATAAAAAGACGAGCAAGAACAAGAGCAGCATGAGCCGAGCCAACAAGAAGAAGCCGGGAATGCCCAACGTGTCCAACGACCTGTCCCAGAAACTCTACGCCACCATGGAGAAACATAAGGAG GTCTTCTTCGTCATCCGGCTCATCGCCGGCCCGACGGCCAACTCGCTGCCCCCCATCACGGACCCCGACCCCCTGATGGCCTGCGACCTGATGGACGGCCGCGACGCCTTCCTGACGCTGGCGAGGGACAAGCATCTGGAGTTCAGTTCTCTCAGGCGATCCATGTGGAGTTCCATGTGTATGTTGGTGGAGCTCCACAACCAGAGCCAGGACCGTTTCGTCTACACTTGCAACGAGTGTAAACACCACGTGGAGACGCGCTTCCACTGCACCGTTTGTGAG GACTATGACTTGTGCATCACCTGCTATAACGTCAAAGGCCACGAGCACAAAATGGACAAGCTGGGACTCGGACTGGATGACGACAGCAACAACCAGGCGGCGGCGTCCACCCAGAGTCCGGGAGACTCTCGGCGCCTGAGCATCCAGCGCTGCATCCAGTCGCTGGTCCACGCGTGCCAGTGCCGCAACGCCAACTGCTCGCTGCCGTCGTGCCAGAAGATGAAACGTGTGGTTCAGCACACCAAAAGCTGCAAGCGCAAGACCAACGGCGGCTGTCCCATTTGCAAACAGCTCATCGCGCTGTGCTGCTACCACGCCAAACACTGCCAGGAGAACAAATGTCCCGTGCCCTTCTGCCTCAACATCAAGCAAAAGCTGCGGCAGCAGCAACTCCAGCATCGGCTCCAACAGGCGCAGATGTTAAGGCGCAGGATGGCCAGCATGCAGAGGGCGGGGCAGCCCGCCGGGGGTCAACCGGGAGGGCCCGCCATGGGACTGCCGTCGCCGGGCGCCAATGGCGTCGCCGCGCCCACTACGCCCACATCCGTCGGGACTCAACCTCCGACTCCTCAGACGCCAACTCCGACCGCGCCCGCCGTCCCGCAACCGGGATCGGCTCAACAAGTTCCTCAAGCGGGCGCCGTGCCGCCGCAGCACCACCAGTTTCAGCAGATGCCCGGTGGAGGAGGCGCCGGGGGCGTAATGAACTCCCCCCAACATCAGCACCAGATGGCGCAGCAGCAAAGCGCAGCAGGAAGCAACCATCAGCAACTCCACCAGCACCCCGCTAACATGCCCGCGTTTGCGAGCAGGCCGCCCGGCTCTTCCCCGATCCACCAATCCCAGGGAAAACCAACTCTGGGATCGGCGACCCCGCCTCGGCAACAACCCAATTGCCCCGTCATGGGTGGAAATATCGGGGGTCAACCTCCCAACCAGCCCCAAGGCCAACCCGCCCTTCCACAGCAGCAGCCTTCCGGCCCTCCGCCGGCCGCGGTCGAAATCGCGATGAAGATCCAGAGGGTGGCCGACGCCCAGAGGAAGATGGCGCTCCAGAGACAGGCGGCCGCGGGCCTGctgccccctcacccccatcaTCAACAGGGGCAAGGTCAGCAGATGGCTATGGGGCACCCGGGGACCGGAGGGGCGGTGGGACCCCAGGGCATGCCGCCACCAAACCAAGCTGCAATGCAATCAGCTCGGGCTCAcatggagcagcagcagcagcagcagcagcagaacgcTGCGGCGGGGATGATGGTTGGCGCCGGCGGGCCCATGCTACAGCatcagcaacagcaacagcaagggAACATTCCACAGGGACAGATCCCGTCTCAAGTTCAACTTCAACAGCAGAGGATGGGCGCCCCGCTTCAAAACCCGCAGCAACAGCAGTGGGCGGGCCAGGGCGTTGCACCCCAGCAAAGGCAGACCATGATGAACCAAATGGGCCATCAGGTGTTGATGGTagcacagcagcagcaacaacaacaacaacaacaacaacaacaaatgcagcagcagcaacagcaagctCAGAGCCATACCGCCATGATGACTATggcgcagcagcaacaacaacaacaacaacaacaacaacagcagcagcagccacaaGGTGTCGCTGGTGCAGTGCTTCCAGGAGCCGCCGGTGCAGGTAGTAACATCACCCAGGCCGCCCTGCAGGATCTTTTACGCACTCTGCGCTCGCCCAGCTCGCCGCTCCAGCAGCAGCAAGTCCTCAACATCCTGCGCTCCAATCCCCAACTCATGGCCGCGTTTATCAAACAGAGGGCCTCAAAGTACAAGGGAGGTCCCGGAGCCACCGGCGGGCCTGTCGGGAATGTTATGGCGGGCGGTGGGCCACAGGTGAACATGAACGCAGCCGGCGCGGGCCAGTCGGCGATGCACATGGGAAGCCAAGGAGGGGCGAACATGGCCGCCATGGCTCAGCTGCAGCAACAACAGATGCAACAGCAGCAAATTCAACAACAGAGACCGCTGCTAGGCGGCTTACAGCAGCAGCAAGTTGCAgctctccagcagcagcagcagcagcagcagcaagccgGCGGAAGAGGACTGCAGGGGCAGGGGTCGCAAATGGCCAATCTGAACAATCCCCAATTTCGAGAGCTGCTCATGAGGAGACatcttcagcagcagcagcagcaacagcagcaacagcaaatggGCCTCAATCACGGTCAGTTTCAGCAGCCCCAACCTCCCCAGGGCCAGGGTTACATGGGCCAGCCTGGGATGCAGCCACCCCCAGTGGGACAGGGCCCCCCGGGAGGTCCTCAGCAACCTGGGGGTCCCCTCGGCCAGCAGGGTCCGGGTTACCCCGGCTCGGCCCAGCAACAGGTCGCGGCCGCGCTCCAGCAGCGGCTCCAGCACCAACACCACCTTcagatgcagcagcagcagcagaacgcCATGGCCGGCCTACCCGGGGGCGATTCGGGgtccggcggcggcggtggtggcgtGGGACCGCCGCAGGCGCCCCAGGGCCCTCAGACCAGCCAAAACGGGCCCCCGCCTTCTCAGGCCCTCCTTCAGCAGGCCCTCCACCAGAGACTgctgcaacagcagcagcaacatctCGGCGCCGGGGGCTCGCCGGCGCAGCACAGCAATCCCATGAGCCCGCAGCAGCCCCCCCAGATGGCCCAgtctccccacccccacttgCAAGGCCAGACGCTGCCCACCTCCCTGGCCAACCAGGTGCGCTCCCCCCAGCCTTCCCCCAGACCCCAGTCGCAGCCGCCGCACTCGAGCCCGTCGCCGCGCATGCAGCCGCAGCCGTCCCCTCATCACATATCGCCCCAGATGCAGACGGGCTCCCCCCACCCGGGCCATCTCAACCAGCACCACCCAGGCATGGTGGtcccacagcagcagcagcagcagcagccgccttcgtcccagcagcagcagcagcaacagagcTCCCTGGAACAGTTTGGCTCGGAGCAGAGTGCCATGTTATCGCAGCTGAGTGGCATGGCGGCTCTGCATGGGCAGGGGGGCAACGGCCAGGACCCGCTGGGCCAGAACATCACTCACAACCCTTTAGACATCATGTAG